A segment of the Candidatus Protochlamydia naegleriophila genome:
TTTTCCAAAAGAGTTGATTTTTCAGGCACAGTCAAAGAAGCTGTTAAGCTCTGTGCAAGGTTTTGAATAGGTAAAAAGGGATCTTCTTTAGAATTAGTCAGCTTATCCATTTCTGAAAAAGTCTGGTCTAGCAGTAGCTGGGAAGTAAATTGTTCGATCGACGGAGCCAATACTGCTGTTTCTTGAGCAAATGCATAAGCCTTTGGATAATGAATGGGGACAAATCCACCATTCTGAGCTAATTGAGTTTCTGCTGGCCCAACAATCAATATCCCATCGGGGGCTAGCAGCGAACGTATCAATCGAAACGCTCTTGCCTGCCCTTTTTCGCTCAGATAAATAAGTAAATTGCGACAGAAAATAAAATGGTAGGAACCAAAACCGAAAGAGTCTGCCTTTTCATCCATCACGTTGTGATAATAAAAATGCACTTGCTCCTTTATAATTGAGTCGATCGCATATCCATCCCCATTCTTCTTAAAATAAAAGTCTCGATACCCCAGCTCTCTGCCGCGAAACGACTTTTTACCGTATACCCCTTTTTGAGCCGTGAGTAAACTTTTTTGGCTGACGTCTGCCGCGTCTATGACAAACCGGAAAGGAATGACACCATCATCAAATAAGGCCATAACAATCGAATAGGGCTCTTCTCCAGTCGAACAAGGCAAGCTCAAAATTTTGATTAACGGATGCGAATTCTGACGTACTGCTCTGACTAAAAAATCGAGAGAGCCTTTATCACGGAAAAACCACGTTTCAGGAACAACAACGAGTTCGACTAGCTCCTGACATTCTCCACTTGAAGAAACTAATCTTTCATAGTACTCTTTATGGGTGCCTAAGTTGCATAGATTCATTCTCTCCTTTATAACCCATTCCCAAACACTATCAGTGATCCTGTTGGGCTTTAAACCCATTTTGTTTTCAATATATCGAATAATGCAATGGAAAAAATTAGGGTTGCCCATCATCTCCACTCTGTATAGCCGGAAAAAAATCCACAGATAAGAATTTGAAAAACTCTGCCACGTCGAGTTTTTGAATAATCCCATTCTGATCGTTATAAAAGCCGCTTAAATAAGGAAAATGGCTTAAATAGAATCCGGTTTCCGAAAATTGGCTCGCCTTTACATTGGCAATATCAATTACTTTCTCTCCCATTATCCCCACATATAAGGCGTCATGCGGCGCTTTAATCAATATGATCCTGGTGTGAAAGGCTTCACATGCTTCTCTTTGCTCAATTAGATGGCAAAAGTTAACAATGGGAATGGGCTTTCCCTCCCAATTCAATAAACCCGCTAAATAAGGAGGAGCGTAAGGCATTTTCTTTAAAAAAACACGAGGGATAATCTTCACAATGCATTGATTATCAACTGCATACCTATTTTCACCAACATAAAATAATAACATTGACATAGCTACGATCATTTAAATTCAAGACCTTAGCAGATCTCGAGTCTGTTTGCCTATTTTTTTGTATGACTGAACCTTAGCACAATTCTAATTTGTTAATTTATTTTTTGATATGCTATTTATAAACTCACCCTTAGCAAAAGAGGTAAAAGCCGAACGGATGTTTCAAATTCCAAAGCAACAGAAGGCTCGTTCTCTGATTGCAGCACCCCATTTGTTCTTTTTGAAAATGGAAATATCCCGTTTGCTCATCACTTTTTAAAATCGTTCGGGTTATGAAATCTCAGCGAGGTCAAAAGGAGGAACTTTATGACTACAATGAATTCACGGCGTTGGTATTTAATAGCGTATTTGCTAATCACTTCATTTTTCTCTCCCTATTTAAGCGGACAAGAAAAGCTCTTTGTTCCCTTCGATGATCGTAGCTGGCAAATTGGCTTCCAAGAATATGCAGATGAGCAGTCAATTGTAGAAATGATTCTAAAAGGCGAAGACATACTCAGCTGGAAAGAACTATTTACTGTCCAAAAATTTGATGGAATCGGCATCTCCGCATCAGACTTTGCTAAAAATCTTGAAGAAGCTTTCAAAGAGCATCTGACAAACTATCAAGACTTAATCCTCAATCAATTTGAACCCGCCAACCTCAACATTTTTGAAAGCTCATTCGTACTCAAAGAAGAGAGTAAATCTAAAACGCAAAATATTGCTTACGACGAATACAATTTAGGACGTGTTTTAAAAGGACAGACAGCTATTTATTATGTACGCTACTCTGCAAAGGACAGAGAAACTTTTGAGAAAAATAAACAAGCCTGGCATGACCGCTTCAAACAAATGTACTTGGCAAAAGAAGCCCACCCAGATCAACAAGGGCAATGGTTCACATTTACAGATGAAGGAGTCTTCCAAGGCGACAAAAAGCTGGCTTATGAATCTAACAATCGAGTCGTCACAAATGAAGAGGCAGGCTTTAGCCTCTCGCTCCCAAAAGAATGGCTTGTAGAGGATCAAGAAACCCAAGAAACGAACTTTGATGATCAGTATCCTTACACGATTTCGCTTATTTTTTCAGATCCCCATAGCGACCTTTATGGAGGTGTAGCCTTTCATGAAAAAGAAGCCCGCCTCACAAATGAGCTTAAAGCACTTTTACGCAAAAGATATGTTTCTCTTTACAAATCACACGCCGACAAGGCCAAATTAGTTGGAAAGGGGCAATTGCAAACAGTATTGGGAAAAAGAGGCATTTATCTTACCATCACCGATCAAGATGAAATGGGATGGATCGCTTTCTTTGAAGATCAGCATAACGTCTATCGCCTCGAACTCTGGGGACCAAAAAAGAGCTATAGCTTTATCAAAGCCAACTTCGATAAACTCATCGCCAATTTCCAAATGCTCGAGAAATCATCACGTGCGCAACCATAAGCCATATAGGGGCTAAAGGCCCCTTAAAGCCTTATCTGTGGCCATTATCATTCAAAAAGAAACATCGGTTTACCGAAATAAGCAGAAGGCTTCGCCTTCAATCAAACATCTATGAACCAGACATGCGTGGAATCGTTAGTCAAAAAATAAAACATTTCGGTCCCGACAAATGGGCTGATCAGAGACACAGATTTTAAGTTAAGGGCAAGAACTTTCGCATTGCCCCAAAGCTAATTCACAGATTTTTGTGCGAATGCGACTACTTTACTAGCCGAATCGATGGTGTAGTGGAATCCAGACAATCTTCTTCTTGATCCATATAAAATTGAGCCCCCTGAAGAAGATAAGAAGCCAGTGTTGCATCTCCTTGATAAGTCATCTCAACCTGCATATTTCCATCTTCCGATAGCTCTCCGCAGGTAATCAGCACATAGCAGGCAGGATTTTTTTCTAAAACCTCTTGCAAATGCTTTCGACCTCTATTGTTCATATTGCTCCTAACTTAATTTAATCGATTAAGAGAGTGTCTTGAAACTTTAGGTATGGCACTTTATCGCTCAATTTTGCGGCCTATACACAAAACACCTGGAAAATAGGCTTTCACATCCTCTAAAAACCAATTCTTCAGGTGTTTTATCTACAATGCCAAATTGAGCAAACGTTCATCTCATCCTGGGTTTTAAGACCCACCCGAGCAGCTGACTTAATCTTCCGAAGCAAAAAATGGTTCAGAAAACATTCAGGGAGGAAAAACAAGCAACTCCTTGGCAGTTGTCACATTAGCGGATACGATAATTTATTACCAAGGCAAACTTGTTCTGGATGGATATTCTTTTTACCCCTCCTTCGTGACTCAAATTTTATCTTTTCTCTTTATTATAAATAATTTTTAAACGATTAATAATGATGGTTACACAAGCACTAACTGAGAAATCCTTTTTGGTTTGTCTGAAAATTCAAAGTCTTTTGAGAGAATTTGAGAGAAAATGTGAGCTGAACTATGAATGTTTCCATCCAGGCCTTCATTCCTTACCTAAAGTGGATTGACAGTCAGGCTTCCTACCTACACCACCTTGTTAGAGCATGGTCTAACATCAATACATTTTCCTACAATACCGAGGGATTGGCAACCCTATTAAGTACTTTAAAGCGGGACTTTTTGGGCTTAGAAGGCAATATGCACCTTATTTCACTCCCTCCTCGCCAAATTATTGGAGCTAAAGGAGAGCTAAGAGAACAAATGCTTGGACAAGCTTTGCGAATCAAAAAACGCCCTCACGCACCTATTCAAATCCTGCTTGCGGGTCATATGGACACCGTCTACCCCCCATCCAGCCCTTTTCAAATCGTACGTGAAAAGGACCATCAAACATGGATTGGACCGGGTGTAACCGATATGAAAGGAGGCTTAGCCATTTTACTCGTGACTCTAGCAGCTTTAGAACGTTCCCCGTATGCAGATCAAATTGGATGGGAAGTACTCATCAATCCAGACGAAGAAATTGGTTCACCAGGTTCAGCCTATTTATTCGAAGAAGCTGCGAGACGCAATCACATCGGCCTCATTTTCGAACCCTCATTTCCAGATGGCGCATTCGTCAGCTCACGTAAGGGATCAGCAACCTATAGCATAACCGTCAAAGGACGCTCTGCTCACGTTGGACGCAATTTTTCAGAAGGGCGCCATGCTATCTATGCCCTATCCCAATTCATTCAAAAAGTAGAGCTGCTGAATAAACCAGATGAAGGAGTCATTGTCAATGTGGGCTACGTCGAGGGCGGCGGCCCGGTCAACATCGTTCCCGATTTTGCTGCCTGCCGCTTAAATATGAGAACCTCGAACGCCGACGATATTTTATTCTTGCAGCGCACCCTTCAAGACATTGCCTCACTTTGCCAGCAAAAAGAGGGAATCCAGCTCTCCATTATCAATGAAACAGAGCGCATGCCAAAGCCGCTTACTCAAAATCTGCAAGTTTTATTTGAATTGTACGCTGACTGCGCTCACGACTTGCATATTCCCTTCCAGTTAAGAGAAACAGGCGGTGTCTGCGATGGCAATATCACCTCTGGAGCAGGCCTGCCGACTATGGATTCAATTGGTGCAGTTGGCGGCTGCATCCACACCCATGAAGAATACTTATTTCTGCCAAGCTTAGTCGAGCGCACCAAACTCGCAAGCTTATTTTTATTCAAACTTGCAACGAAAGAACTCATCATTCAACGGGAGCCGCATCATGGCTGAAAAACCTAAGCTAGCTTCTCAGCTATTTAAAAATGACCCTCGCATTGACGAGGCAAAAAGGCTTGTTTTAGAAGCTTTAAAAGATCATCAAGCGTCTTTGACCCAGATTCGTCCGCCTCAAAAAGAAGCCGCTCAAAACTACAAGGACATGCTAGACGCATTCAATGAATTGCGCGGGGCCCCCCTCTATTTTCCGTACCTTGGAAGCGGATTTGGAAAAGGAGCTCTCGTCGAATTGCTGGACGGCAGTGTAAAATATGATATGATTAGCGGCATCGGCCCCCACTACTGGGGTCATAGCCATCCTGACATCATAACTGTAGCTATTGAAGCAGCCCTCAATGATACAGTCATGCAGGGGCATTTGCAGCAAGGGACAGAAGCTTTTCAATTTTCCAAAATACTTGTTGAAGCCTCTGGAATGGATCACTGCTTTTTATCTTCTTCTGGCGCCATGGCCAATGAAAATGCCCTCAAACTCGCTTTTCAAAAGAAATTTCCAGCCAACCGCGTACTGGCCTTTGAAAAGTGCTTCATGGGACGGACAACAACGCTTTCACAAGTCACGGACAAACCCTCTTTCCGGGAAGGACTTCCTCAATCGATTGCAGTTGATTATGTGCCCTTCTACCGCGAAGAAGAGCCTGAAGAGAGCACCAAGCAGGCTGTGCAAACCTTAAGACGACACCTGGCTCGCTACCCCAAGCAGCATGCCGTCATGTGTTTTGAACTGGTGCAGGGCGAAGGGGGCTTTCATTGCGGAACAACTCATTTTTTTAAAGCCTTGATGACTGTCTTAAAAGAGCATGACATTACAATCTTTGTCGATGAGGTCCAAACATTTGGCAGAACAACCCAGTTATTTGCCTATCGCCATTTTGAACTGGAAGAATTTGTCGACTTAGTTTCCATTGGCAAGTTGTCACAAGTCTGCGCTACCCTTTTTAAATCAAATTTTAAGCCCAAAGCTGGCCTTCTGAGTCAAACCTTCACAAGCAGTACCGTAGCCATGCAAGTAGGGCTTGCAATTGTTGATCATCTACTCACCGGCCGCTACTTCGGCCCTGACGGTAAAATTGCACATATCCACACTCTCTTCGTCGAAGGATTTGAAAGGCTTCAAAAAACGTATCCGGGCTCAGTTCAAGGCCCTTATGGCATAGGAAGCATGCTAGCTTTTACCCCTTTCGACGGAAATATACAAAGAGTTACGCAGTTTATCCAAGATTTGTTTCAAGCAGGTGTAATCAGCTTCATTGCAGGGAGCAATCCAGCACGAGTAAGATTCTTAATTCCCGTCGGTGCGATTACAGTAAAAGATATTGAACATGTAATGGACATTATAGAAGCTGTGATCAAAATGAATAGGGATGCGCGTATACCATGATTGTCATTCGACCAATCACAAAATCTGATTTAAAAGTATTTGCAGAATTCTCGTTCGAATCCTTGCTCGGCATGACAAACCTGCCAAGGGACCGGGACAAGTTGCATGATAAAATGACCTTATCCGAGCTGTCCTTCCAAAAACAAGTTGAAAAACCAGGAGGCGAAGAGTACTTCTTTGTGCTCGAGGATTTGACTACCGGCCGTATTGGCGGAACCTGCGGCATCCTGTCCCAAAACAATGCAAGACGTAACTACTTGTACCGAATCGAAAGCCTTCCTTTAGATGCTAAACACATCTCTTCCCCTAAAGAAATAAAAATTCTAAGAGCCATCTATAGTTCGCTTGCAGCCTCAGAAGTCTGCTCTCTATATCTACAGCCAACTTTTAGACATAGTGGACAGGGACGCTTGCTCTCATTAAGCCGCTTTCTTTTCATAGCCGCCCATCGCCATCGATTCGAAAAAAAAATCACTGCTGAAATGCGCGGCTACATCGATCAGCGCCAAATTTCTCCTTTTTGGGAAGCCGTAGGAGGTCATTTTTGCAATCTTTCATTTGTTGAAGTCATGGCTCAGCTAGACCAGGATCGGACATTCATTTCAGAGATTTTACCTAAGTTTCCAATCTATCTATCCTTACTTCCCAAAGAGGCTCAAGAAGTCATTGGCAAAACCCATGAAAATACAAAACCAGCCATCAACATGTTAATGCAAGAAGGCTTTGCCTTTAATAATGAAATTGATATTTTCGACGGAGGCCCCTTACTAGTCGCTCCGACAAGTAGCATCCGGACTATCAAAAATAGCGCCCTTACTCAAATAGCGATCACTTCCGACGCTTTATCAGAAGAAGCAGAGTATATCTTAGCCAATGATAGGCTTGATTTTAGAGCATGTTTTGGGAGAATGCAAATTCTCTCAAAACATCAAGCCCTGATCAACGAAGAGGTTGCAAATGCTCTACTCGTTAAAGCTGGAGACTCTATTCGTTATATATCGATACACCCATGAATTCTCCAAGGGGTGTCTTAAAAAGATCTGACAGAATACAACGCAAGGCATTTGAATATGCAAGAACATCCAAGCCTTTTTACAAATCATCGCTGGTCTATCGGAGAAGGCCTTCCCTTTGCCTCCATCAATCCAGCTACAGGAGCAATTGTTTGGCAAGGTAATGAAACAAGCGAAAGGCAAGTCTATGAGGCCGTTCAAAACGCAAAGCAAGCGTTTGAAAAATGGTCTGGTTTAACAATGGATGAACGATCGCAACATCTAGATCACTTCGGCGAAATACTCAAACAAAATGCCATGCAGCTTGCAGAAGCCATTTCACAAGAAACGGGAAAGCCTTTATGGGACTCTAGAAATGAAGTCTCCGCCATGATTAATAAAATTGGCCTATCCTTAGAAGCTTATGGAAGACGTTGCGCAGGAATGATTCGAGAGCAGCCTCAATCAAGATCTATAACAAGGCACCGACCACACGGAGTCGTGGCAGTATTCGGCCCTTTCAACTTTCCAGGACACCTGCCAGGTGGACATATCATTCCAGCCCTTCTGGCTGGCAATACTGTTGTTTTCAAACCAAGCGAACTCACGCCGCTTGTCGCAGAGATTACCCTCTCTTTTTGGGAAAAGGCCAATTTACCGGCGGGAGTACTCAATTTGGTTCAAGGAGGAAAAGAAACAGGGCAAGCCCTCGTACACCACCCAGATATTCAAGGAGTATTTTTTACCGGAAGCTACAAGACTGGACTCTTTCTATCCAATTACTTCGGCAATTACCCGCAAAAAATCCTGGCTTTGGAGATGGGCGGCAACAACCCCCTTATTGTCAGTCAAATTACCGACCTTGAAACAGCCGCCTATTTAACAATCCAGTCTGCATATCTCTCAAGTGGGCAGCGCTGCACATGTGCAAGGCGCTTAATCGTCCCTGCTGGCAAAATCGGTGACGAATTCCTCAATACTTTACAAGAAATGATTAAAACAATCGTTGTTGGCCCTTATACGCAAATTCCCGAACCATTTATGGGCCCCGTCATTTCTACACAACAAGCCAAGTATTTGCTAGAAGCCCAGCAAAACCTTATAGATAAAGGCGGCAGGCCTATTCTTGAAATGGCTGCTATTCAACCAGGAACAGCCTTTTTATCGCCTGGCTTAATGGACGTCTCAGATATAGCAGAGCGCCCGGATGAAGAAATTTTTGGTCCTTTTTTACAAATCATTCGCGTCAGAAACTTTCATGAGGCAGTCAAAGAAGCGAATCAAACTAAATTTGGATTGGCAGCGGGGCTATTTAGCGATCAACAAGAAGAATATAATTATTTCTACAAAAACATAAGGGCAGGAATCATCAACTGGAATACTCAGCTGACAGGAGCCAGCAGCGCCGCCCCCTTCGGTGGCATTGGTTGTAGCGGTAATTTCAGGCCAAGCGCTTATTACGCTGCTGATTATTGCTCTTACCCAGTAGCCTCTTTGGAAACGCCAACTTTGAAAATGCCAAGCATTACACAGCCAGGCCTGAAAGCCAAAACTGAACAACCCAAAATGACTTATTAAATCGCCAATGAAATCGCAACATACATGGACAAGGCAAACATGCTAGATCAAGTAGACGAAATTAATTTTGACGGAATAATCGGACCCACACATAACTACAGCGGACTTTCTTTTGGAAATATAGCTTCCATGGACCATGGCCATTTAACCTCGAATCCCAAAAAAGCAGCCTTGCAAGGACTTGAAAAGATGCGCACGCTTGCATCGCTTGGAATCAAACAAGCTGTTCTACCTCCGCAAGAGCGTCCCTTTATTCCAATTTTGCGAGCGTTAGGATATACAGGGTCTGACACAGCTCTTCTTCAACAAGTTTGGAAAGATCACCCATCCCTTCTCCTTTCCTGCAGCTCGTCAGCAAGCATGTGGACTGCTAATGCTGCTACAGTAACTCCATCGAGCGATTCCAACGATAAACGCGTTCACTTTACTCCAGCCAACCTTATAAGCAAATTTCATCGCTCCTTTGAAGCGCCTGGCACCTCGTTCATCTTGCGCCGCATTTTTGAAAATCCAGCCTACTTTGCCCACCACTTTCCTCTGCCCGCTCAAGATGACTTTGCAGACGAAGGCGCTGCCAATCATACACGCTTTTGCAAACGGCATGATCAGCCAGGAACCCACTTATTCGTCTATGGACGCAAGATTCAAAATCCTCAAGCTGCGTTCCCCAAAAAATTCCCAGTACGGCAAACAGATGAGGCTTCAAAGGCCATTGCTCGTACCCACCACTTGTCTCCCAATCAAGTCATCTTTGCGCAACAAAATCCAGAGGCAATCGATGCAGGCGTTTTTCATAACGATGTCATTTCTGTCGGCAATCAAAATGTTTTCCTCTACCACGAAAAAGCATTTGTAGATTCCGAATCTGTAGCTTCGCAGATAAAACGATTACTGGAAGAGCAACAAACAGACGCACACCTACTGCGCATCTCAAGCGACCAGCTTTCCTTGGAAGAAGCAGTTAAAACCTATTTTTTCAATTCCCAACTCATCACCCTGCCCAATCAAACCATGGCTCTCATTGCACCGCAAGAATGCCAAGAATCCGACTCTGCCCGCAAACTTATCCAATCCATCCTCGATCAATCGAATCACCCCATTAAACAAGTGATTTATCAAGATATTCGCGAAAGCATGCAAAATGGGGGAGGCCCGGCATGTTTAAGGCTAAGAGTTGTCTTAAATCAAAAAGAACAAACCTCTATGCTGTCTTCGATTTTACTAACAGACCACCTCTACAACCAACTCGTTCAGTGGATTAATAAATATTACCGCGATCGTTTAATCCCCGAAGACCTCATCGATCCTCAGCTATTAAATGAGAGCAGGCAAGCATTAGATGCATTAACCGGCATTTTAAAAGTGGGTCCGATTTATCCTTTTCAATTGCAGCATTTAAACTCTCCTCCAAATTAAAGCCTCTACAATGAAATCAAAGAGTAGAAACTTAAGGCGTGACTGATGAACAAATTCCAGGAAGAACTAAAAGGCAATATTGAAGGATCTGTTCACTTTGATCCAATTTCACGACGCGTTTACAGCGTGGATGCCTCCATTTTTGAAGTAGAACCCCAAGTCATTATTATCCCAAATTCCAAGAAAGACCTGCAAAAAGCGCTTGAAATTGCCCACTACTTTAAAGTTCCCGTAACCGCCAGAGGCGCCGCTACAGGAATCACAGGGGGATGCCTTGGAAGAGGAGCAATTATTGACCTCTCCAAGTCCTTAAATAAGCTTATTGAAATCAATCAGGAACATCAATATGCCATTTGTGAACCGGGTCTTATTCAAGACGAACTCAATCACCAGCTTTCCACCTATGGCTTAAGGCTTGGCCCCGATACGTCGACTGGTAATCGAGCCACCTTAGGAGGTATGCTCGCCAATAATGCAGCAGGATCTCGGTCGCTGCACTATGGAAAAATGGTTGATGCTGTCGAAGAAGTCGAAATTGCTTTAGCTAATGGCGAACTACTCCATTTAAGCCCTTTGACAGAGCCTGAATGGCAAGTTAAATTGTGCCTGGCCTCGAAAGAGGGAGATATATATCGGGAAGTCGAACGCATTCGAAGAACCTATCGACAAGAAATAATAAAGCGCTTTCCAAATATTCCCAGGCGTGTTTCCGGCTATAATTTGGATGAACTCATCAAACCTTATCCGCTTAATCTAGCAAAGCTGATAGCCGGATCTGAAGGAACACTTGGCATTGCTACTCAAATTAAAATGACTGTCGTGCCAAAAATTCAGGCATCTTCCCTTTGCCTCATTTTTTTCGATGACCTTTTAGATGCCCTGAAGCAAGTGCCAGAGCTTTTAATTCATAAACCGGTTGCCCTAGAATTAATTGACGATCAAATCATTGAGCTTGGAAGAGCGTCACCATCTTTACGTGGACAAATGGATTGGCTCCAGGGAAACCCCAAAGCATTACTAATCATTGAAATCGCCGGTGCCAATGAACAACAAACTCAAGAAAAGTCTCAAATGATTCTGTCTCATGCGCAAAATAAAAAAATGGGCTATACGCAGGTTATTCTATCAGCCCCATCTCAAATGGCAAAGGTTTGGACATTGCGCAAAGCGGGACTTGGCATTTTGCT
Coding sequences within it:
- a CDS encoding CheR family methyltransferase, with translation MNLCNLGTHKEYYERLVSSSGECQELVELVVVPETWFFRDKGSLDFLVRAVRQNSHPLIKILSLPCSTGEEPYSIVMALFDDGVIPFRFVIDAADVSQKSLLTAQKGVYGKKSFRGRELGYRDFYFKKNGDGYAIDSIIKEQVHFYYHNVMDEKADSFGFGSYHFIFCRNLLIYLSEKGQARAFRLIRSLLAPDGILIVGPAETQLAQNGGFVPIHYPKAYAFAQETAVLAPSIEQFTSQLLLDQTFSEMDKLTNSKEDPFLPIQNLAQSLTASLTVPEKSTLLEKAKKLADSGDFDEAVTCCLNYIYKHGANETVYYLLGLIQHAMGDEAKAEEFFRKVVYLEPSHYEALIYLTLLSEKKGDFNQAELFRRRAQRAFKI
- a CDS encoding chemotaxis protein CheW, which translates into the protein MSMLLFYVGENRYAVDNQCIVKIIPRVFLKKMPYAPPYLAGLLNWEGKPIPIVNFCHLIEQREACEAFHTRIILIKAPHDALYVGIMGEKVIDIANVKASQFSETGFYLSHFPYLSGFYNDQNGIIQKLDVAEFFKFLSVDFFPAIQSGDDGQP
- a CDS encoding hydrolase, which codes for MNVSIQAFIPYLKWIDSQASYLHHLVRAWSNINTFSYNTEGLATLLSTLKRDFLGLEGNMHLISLPPRQIIGAKGELREQMLGQALRIKKRPHAPIQILLAGHMDTVYPPSSPFQIVREKDHQTWIGPGVTDMKGGLAILLVTLAALERSPYADQIGWEVLINPDEEIGSPGSAYLFEEAARRNHIGLIFEPSFPDGAFVSSRKGSATYSITVKGRSAHVGRNFSEGRHAIYALSQFIQKVELLNKPDEGVIVNVGYVEGGGPVNIVPDFAACRLNMRTSNADDILFLQRTLQDIASLCQQKEGIQLSIINETERMPKPLTQNLQVLFELYADCAHDLHIPFQLRETGGVCDGNITSGAGLPTMDSIGAVGGCIHTHEEYLFLPSLVERTKLASLFLFKLATKELIIQREPHHG
- a CDS encoding aminotransferase class III-fold pyridoxal phosphate-dependent enzyme encodes the protein MAEKPKLASQLFKNDPRIDEAKRLVLEALKDHQASLTQIRPPQKEAAQNYKDMLDAFNELRGAPLYFPYLGSGFGKGALVELLDGSVKYDMISGIGPHYWGHSHPDIITVAIEAALNDTVMQGHLQQGTEAFQFSKILVEASGMDHCFLSSSGAMANENALKLAFQKKFPANRVLAFEKCFMGRTTTLSQVTDKPSFREGLPQSIAVDYVPFYREEEPEESTKQAVQTLRRHLARYPKQHAVMCFELVQGEGGFHCGTTHFFKALMTVLKEHDITIFVDEVQTFGRTTQLFAYRHFELEEFVDLVSIGKLSQVCATLFKSNFKPKAGLLSQTFTSSTVAMQVGLAIVDHLLTGRYFGPDGKIAHIHTLFVEGFERLQKTYPGSVQGPYGIGSMLAFTPFDGNIQRVTQFIQDLFQAGVISFIAGSNPARVRFLIPVGAITVKDIEHVMDIIEAVIKMNRDARIP
- a CDS encoding arginine N-succinyltransferase; translated protein: MIVIRPITKSDLKVFAEFSFESLLGMTNLPRDRDKLHDKMTLSELSFQKQVEKPGGEEYFFVLEDLTTGRIGGTCGILSQNNARRNYLYRIESLPLDAKHISSPKEIKILRAIYSSLAASEVCSLYLQPTFRHSGQGRLLSLSRFLFIAAHRHRFEKKITAEMRGYIDQRQISPFWEAVGGHFCNLSFVEVMAQLDQDRTFISEILPKFPIYLSLLPKEAQEVIGKTHENTKPAINMLMQEGFAFNNEIDIFDGGPLLVAPTSSIRTIKNSALTQIAITSDALSEEAEYILANDRLDFRACFGRMQILSKHQALINEEVANALLVKAGDSIRYISIHP
- the astD gene encoding succinylglutamate-semialdehyde dehydrogenase, producing the protein MQEHPSLFTNHRWSIGEGLPFASINPATGAIVWQGNETSERQVYEAVQNAKQAFEKWSGLTMDERSQHLDHFGEILKQNAMQLAEAISQETGKPLWDSRNEVSAMINKIGLSLEAYGRRCAGMIREQPQSRSITRHRPHGVVAVFGPFNFPGHLPGGHIIPALLAGNTVVFKPSELTPLVAEITLSFWEKANLPAGVLNLVQGGKETGQALVHHPDIQGVFFTGSYKTGLFLSNYFGNYPQKILALEMGGNNPLIVSQITDLETAAYLTIQSAYLSSGQRCTCARRLIVPAGKIGDEFLNTLQEMIKTIVVGPYTQIPEPFMGPVISTQQAKYLLEAQQNLIDKGGRPILEMAAIQPGTAFLSPGLMDVSDIAERPDEEIFGPFLQIIRVRNFHEAVKEANQTKFGLAAGLFSDQQEEYNYFYKNIRAGIINWNTQLTGASSAAPFGGIGCSGNFRPSAYYAADYCSYPVASLETPTLKMPSITQPGLKAKTEQPKMTY
- the astB gene encoding N-succinylarginine dihydrolase codes for the protein MLDQVDEINFDGIIGPTHNYSGLSFGNIASMDHGHLTSNPKKAALQGLEKMRTLASLGIKQAVLPPQERPFIPILRALGYTGSDTALLQQVWKDHPSLLLSCSSSASMWTANAATVTPSSDSNDKRVHFTPANLISKFHRSFEAPGTSFILRRIFENPAYFAHHFPLPAQDDFADEGAANHTRFCKRHDQPGTHLFVYGRKIQNPQAAFPKKFPVRQTDEASKAIARTHHLSPNQVIFAQQNPEAIDAGVFHNDVISVGNQNVFLYHEKAFVDSESVASQIKRLLEEQQTDAHLLRISSDQLSLEEAVKTYFFNSQLITLPNQTMALIAPQECQESDSARKLIQSILDQSNHPIKQVIYQDIRESMQNGGGPACLRLRVVLNQKEQTSMLSSILLTDHLYNQLVQWINKYYRDRLIPEDLIDPQLLNESRQALDALTGILKVGPIYPFQLQHLNSPPN